CAAAGAGGGcgtttggtctagtggtatgattctcgctttgggtgcgagaggtcccgagttcgattctcggaaCGCCCctcttacttttttgttattttcaagACGTTGTTGGCATGGATTATATGTTCGTCTCGTGCACACTATGTAATAGTATAATCTCTTCCATTTTATGCTTTTATATGTAACAGTGGATCCATCGTTTACAAAAATCTCTGTATATAGATAACAATGAAATCACATTATAAAATTGAGTTGAATCATTACGTAACACACTCAGCTCAATTTAACTTATGGCTACGAAACAATATTAAATCATTGAATTCATTACTCACCAACACTAATGTAACGTTTACTAATTGAATTCTTTGGTTCAAGAGGTGAATTGACAAGCAGTCACATGTTACCTTCCAATCTAGTTTCTTGTTCATGCATTGAAAGTCTCCTTATTGCTGTTGGCACTACATAACCCAAActtcaaacaaaactcttttgaGAGATGTGTGTGCAAAGTTTTAAAAACGCAATTaaagtgttcgatgaaatgcctcAGAAGAAACATGTAACTGCTTGCtcaaaactaaatcaaacCGATTCAGCCACAACAAAGTTAATGATCTCACTAAGCAGATTCTCAAATAAGTCAAAACGATACACCATTGTCTGAAATCATATCACCTTAAAAGCCCTACTTATTCATTCGCCAAAACCTTCCAATCTTAAGACAGAGAGACATGTGTTTTAGAACTACAATAACATCGCACGAGTAAGAAAATGGTAACCTCGTTGACTCAAACCAATCAAATCTCCGATCACTTTTTATCTTCACCGAAAAGTAGACGGAGACGAGAAGCAAAGACGCCGGAAGAGTCAATCGAtgcttgatgaagaagatcgCTTTTGATTTTACTCATACGATCCGTCAAACTATCTTGTTCCTTCTTGAGAACAGCAGTGTCTTCCTCCAGATCGTGAATTCGGTACTTCTGACTTACCGATCGGAAACTCAGAAGCAAAATCCCAGTCATGGCGGCGAACtggaagaagctttgcttgtttttcttcacatTCTCGAAGAATCCAGAAGCAACAGCGGTTAAAGCCTTCGCCGGATCTTTCCCGGTGAGAGGATCAACAGATCCCTGTGGCGCAGACGAAGCCATTTTCGGTGTCTAATGaacaaaagaggaaacaaGCTGAGAGTGAGAGCTAGAGAAAAGGGTTTCGAAAAGGCTTGGGCTTTTGATGTTATCAAGTGAAGCCCAATAAGTTATTTCTATTGTTTAAGAGTAGTGATTTGATACAGCCTCTGATGTACTTGGAAGGTTATAAAATGCAAAGTGCAAACAGACAAAAAtttaggttaaaaaaaattatgatgaGATGAATGAAATTCATGGAAGAACAAAACTGTTATAgcataaaaatcatataatcaaGCATTTAGAATTAACATAATACAATGTTTAAAGCAACATTCATCTATGATTTAACATTAAACCAatgggtttcttttttttgtcttatttatttgtattgttttattaaaacgTATTTTCCCGTTGTTCATTATCAGTGTTtaatcttgatgatgatgggttcatcttgtttgaaaataatgtTTGGATATATATGTCAACAAATCCTAAGAAGCCAGATGGCGAAATATTGAAATATTCGTATTATTGTGATAAACATTATCTGCTGGTTTTAGTATTTGCCcactttctcttcctcttatGCATGTCAtcatttgaaacttttttgaCAATTCGAGGTGATCATGTGAATAACGTAATCACCAAACGTAAGAGTGAGTATACGATGAGTGTTATGGGATAACCAAATGAAATCCTCCTACACACACAACTTACACAAACTCGAAAACATTTAAGTATAAACCATATGCaaactttatataaaagatagaatgaaattacaaaataaaggATCAAATGCAATCAACGAAAGCCACAATAACAacttaaaagagaaagataatgaTCACAAAACACAGCGAATGTCCCACTCCCACATCATTATTCATTCTTTAACCATTTTGCTTAATCATCagactctttttctttcttcacttccTCTTCAGTGGTCTTGGCATGATAACCTGGAAGCTTCTCTTTGATCTTTTCCAAAATCCCCTTCTTCTCCTCCGGATGTTCCACTGGAAGCTCCGTCGTAGGCTCCACCGGATGCTCCGTTACAACCAACGGCGTGGACGTGACAGCTGGTGAATCCTCTGCTTTCTCGTCGTGGTGACCAGGAAGCTTCTCCTTGATCTTCTCAACTAatcctttcttctcttcctcggGATGGTCATGCTCCACCACACTCTCCGACACTGGTACCGGGATGGTAGTGGAAACTGGTACATCATCCTCTGCTGTCTTGTCGTGGTGTCCTGGGAGCTTCTCCTTGATCTTCTCCACTAGTCCTTTCTTAtcttcctctccttcaacgatcttcttcttcttctccttcttttcctCACCTTCTTCATCGCTCGACTGTTAGGtattcaaatttcaagaaCCATGAGTATGATTATTGGTTCAATCAAAAGATCTATAAAACTAATctaaatcttatatatatatcatgatCTCTTATCAACCATTtcgatcaaacaaaatttcataaatttttacttacagaggaagaagagctGTTGGATCGGTGAAGCTTTTCGATGACACTAGGCTTGTTCTCCTCATCTTCCTCGGTCTTTTCTTGAAGCTCCTCTAGCAGAGTAATCTTGTTCTCCTTCACTTCCTCGTGCTCCGCAGCTAACTCCGGTTCAGAGATCTGAGCCTTATGATCGAACTCAGACTCGAGCGTCGTTGTCTCTTGAGGTTtcacttcctcttccttcttccccaagaaatcaaacaatccACGATCCGTAACCTCTGTTGTCGTCGCTGGTGATTCCTCTGTTGCGACCGTTGGTGTCTCGTGCTCGGGAACGTTGTTCTTGTACTCCTCAGCCATAGTTAATCTTGATTTGATTAAAAGTTTATATagtaaatagaaaatatgagaaaatttCAAGACTTGTGTAGTTGCTTTAAGATGGTTTTGTGAATGAGTAATGTTTGTGATGAGATAAGAGAGAGTGGGGTTTTTATAGTGTCAAGAGAAGGGTCCAGGCCAACGCGGAGGTAACGCTGtaaagatttaattatttttaaaatgatccAAAAAGATGGATATTTATTTCTTGAATTGTATAATGACCCCTCTTATTTCTTGAAGTCGGTAGATGAATATCATGATATCAGTATCAccacttttttcttaatttaaacgatatatgtttttaatatatagatgaaGAGTTAAACTAATATTAGATAATCGCATAGTCATGTACTTTTATCAACAGAAGCTGTATCGAACTATGGtctatggttttgttttggattaaTCAATGGTCTATGGTTACGTGGTTGAAGTACATCCTTTTAATCTATTATTGTATTGCATTTTATCAGATTTAAAAGGATAACAGATGTATAATTTAAAGAGTTTCAATGGACTTGGCATATATGTTATGTAGTTGTTtggaatttgaatttgatgttgTGTCACCATCCTAttatttcaaactttttgtaacaaaaaacaacaaaacactaCATAATTTGCCCGGAAATAGaagttaacaattttttaaaacctttttcttgatttttattttaaatcgTTTTGACATTTTACTTCACTTACttgttgaaaaatattatataaaaagcatatgaaagaaatttcaaacttcaaaagtGATGTTTCCAACTCTTTTAAGACTTTCAGGTTGTATCTGTAAAATATACTATAAATAAAGGGGCAAATTAAAAGGGAAGAATTATAACCGAACTATTAAGTATTAACAGAATTATCTAGCCAAAGGATCAGTACTAAATGGAAAGACTAATTATACAATAGAAGTTAGGAcgaattagaagaaaaacagaataatGTAGAAGGCATGAATTGAACCAATAATTTACTGACACGTATTAAAAGAGGTGGGAACGGGCCCACACATGGAGCTGAATGGTCGGCTTTGATTGGCTTTAAGCATAGATGTCGGTCATGTGGGCCATTAGACACGTCGGCTAAAGCTAGATTGCAGATATTTTTCGGGTAAATTACTAACAT
This sequence is a window from Arabidopsis thaliana chromosome 1 sequence. Protein-coding genes within it:
- the COR47 gene encoding cold-regulated 47 (cold-regulated 47 (COR47); CONTAINS InterPro DOMAIN/s: Dehydrin (InterPro:IPR000167); BEST Arabidopsis thaliana protein match is: Dehydrin family protein (TAIR:AT1G20450.1); Has 14264 Blast hits to 8754 proteins in 735 species: Archae - 48; Bacteria - 976; Metazoa - 4799; Fungi - 1094; Plants - 2502; Viruses - 117; Other Eukaryotes - 4728 (source: NCBI BLink).), whose translation is MAEEYKNNVPEHETPTVATEESPATTTEVTDRGLFDFLGKKEEEVKPQETTTLESEFDHKAQISEPELAAEHEEVKENKITLLEELQEKTEEDEENKPSVIEKLHRSNSSSSSSSDEEGEEKKEKKKKIVEGEEDKKGLVEKIKEKLPGHHDKTAEDDVPVSTTIPVPVSESVVEHDHPEEEKKGLVEKIKEKLPGHHDEKAEDSPAVTSTPLVVTEHPVEPTTELPVEHPEEKKGILEKIKEKLPGYHAKTTEEEVKKEKESDD
- a CDS encoding uncharacterized protein (unknown protein; Has 29 Blast hits to 29 proteins in 10 species: Archae - 0; Bacteria - 0; Metazoa - 0; Fungi - 0; Plants - 29; Viruses - 0; Other Eukaryotes - 0 (source: NCBI BLink).) translates to MASSAPQGSVDPLTGKDPAKALTAVASGFFENVKKNKQSFFQFAAMTGILLLSFRSVSQKYRIHDLEEDTAVLKKEQDSLTDRMSKIKSDLLHQASIDSSGVFASRLRLLFGEDKK